The genomic window AAAATCTCAGATTTAAAATGTGTACTTACCCGCCACCATAGGAACAAAGTCgacttcatctattttgaaatttGGCTCTCATAAAAAGTTTATCACATTGCAAAGCAATCATAGGTTAGAAATTCTCATTTAATAGGCATTCCCAGGTACCACAACGGCAGAAGGGTGGTGCCAAATCATTTGTAGTCCATTCCAAAGGCAGAGCTTTAAATATCATTTCAGACCCATTTCTGCAAGAACATGTTGAATGAGGGATATGTATATCAAATATCCAATGCGATGCAGTGTTAAGGTACCTAGGATGCTACAGTGGTATGAAATACTGGCCTTCTCAAGGGTCAggtcagcacagggctggcaACAGCAACAGAAGGAAAGGGATGCTATTAACCACTGTTTCGTGGTCTGCTGTGTGCTTGGCTTCATGCTAGGTACTTCGTGAAGAATGATAGTTATCATTTTAGAAAGTgcttactggggtgcctgagtggctcagtcggttgaacatcatctggcttcggctcaggtcatgatctcacggttcggttcatgggttcaagccccgcattgggctctgtgctgacagctcaggtcttggagcctgcttcgtattctgtgtgtctctctctctgacactcccctgctcacactgtttctctgtctctctcacaaaaataaataaataaaacattaagaaaaaaaaatttttaagtggttactggggtgcctgggtggctcagacagttaaacatacgactcttggtttcggctcaggtcatgatgtcaaggttcataggttcgagccctaggtggggctcctcctgtctccttgggattctctctttctccccctctctctgctcctcccgtgcatatgctctctctctctctctttcaaaataaataaataaacttaaaaagataaaaataaaaatagtgcttACTGTGTCCCAAAGGCATTGTGctttatatacaattttttctACAACACAACATTATGTGTTCCATGTTAATACCCCactttccagaaaaggaaattaaggcttagagaggttaaggTCACAGATTTAGTAAGTGGCAGATGTAGTAAGTGGAATTGAAAATGAGGTAAGTCTGGCTCCAAAGTTATGTTGTCTTTTTCTGCCATACTGCCTTCCTGTTTATTGAACTTACCTTATGGGCTAAGGCTGGTGACCTTAGCTAACAGACTGGTCTTCCTTTCGTCTCCTGAatacattttgctcttttttttatttccctgagaGACATGTCTCAAGTATTATCCATCTTACAGAGTTCGCTTGATCACCTGTGTGAACCTTCCTGTCCAGCTCCACCTGAGGCCAACTGATCACTCCTGAACCTAACCCGCACTTCCTGGTACCACTTATTTGGGTGCCTGATTGTGTGTGACCTTGTTTTGTTATTGGATTCTTACAGGTGTATCCAGTCTGCCCACCTAGATGGAAGACGTCCTCTAGCACTTCGCTGGCTCAGAGGAACACCCAGGGACTGTGCTGCCTCTCAGAATTCacatcatttgtttttgttttttagtgtttatttatttgtttttattaaaaatttttttaatccttgtttatttttgagagaaacagagcatgagtgggggaggggcagagagcgagggagacacagaatccgaagcaggttccaggctccaagctgtcagcacagagctcgataaggggctcaaactcaggagctgtgagatcatgacctgagcccaagttggacactaaccaaccgagccacccaggtgcccggctTTTTGTGGTCTTTGACTTGCTACAAGCCTGTGCGCAGCATTTGGACCTCCCAAGGATGACAAAAACAACAATGAGAAAAGTGATCATAGCTTGTATTTACTGGGCATgtggggggtgaggtggggttCTATGTTCCAGTCTCTGTTCCAAATgctctatgttttctttctcccttttttcccttccttccttcctttctttctctttctcttacatgTGAAGGACCTTCTTAACTGCCCTTGGCCGATAACTATCTTATCTTCCTCACCTAGTTCTTGAAGAGAAATACTGGTCAGAGACTAAGACTCATGGAGAGCAAGTTAAGAAAACCCCCATTAAGGCCAGCGTACTCCTACCCTTGACTGAGTGCAGATGTGTGCCGGGTAAACAAAGACACAACATAAATGTCTTCCTTCCCAATTTTCCTGaaattattttgaggagagaggaagTAATTCAAAGcatacattttacataaaataaaaccgTATGATGGATTATgttgaaaaattcaaataaattacagaggatttttttccaatttaaaatgttttggctttgaaataatttcaaatttatatgtaAGTTTCAGAACGAGTACACAGAGCTCCCCGATATGCTCCAAGCAGATCCCCCAATTATTAACAATCCTGAACTATTGAGGATCGGTTACAGACATGATTCTCCTTTACCCCTTCCTACTGCAGTGAGTGTTTCCTCCTTACAAGTACCTGGCCCACATAAGCACAGCGCAGccatcaaaaccaggaaattagcCCTGATCTATTACCCACAAGTGAAATTTTAAgataacatgtaaaatatttatgcatatgGCTATTCTATTAGTTAAGTGAAAGGAGGCTTCAGAGAAGGCTCCCTGTTGCTAGGCATGACTTCAGGTGTTTTAATTAATTCTCCTCTGCCATTTCTAGCATTTTGGggaaaagtctgagaaacatTGTTCTGTGGGCTCTAGCTGACCATGAAGACCCAGCCCGGGTGTACCAACTTTGAGGATAAGGAATGGTGACACTGATCAAAGAAAGAATGTTTGGGGATGTCTCAGGCCACCTGGAGGTCCACCGCATGAGATCTCTGCaaggtttaaaaacattttttaaaatgttttttatttattttcaagagacagagagagacagtgcaagcaggggagggtcagagagagagagggagatacagaatccagcatgatctgagccaaagccgggagccagacgcttaatcaactgagccactcaggtgcccctctctgcaaAGTTTTCACCCTGGACCTGAATAGCAGATAGGAAGTGAAGACCTTTGTCCTTGCTGCATGCCCTTACTTATGTGTCCAATAGCCAGTGGCGTGGCCCAAGGACATGCTTGACTGGTTTATAATCAAGTTCTTGGGTACTACATTTTCCCCATCTCACTGACACAATATAAACATTCAGGTGAAGGGGATGTGGTCCATGGGTGAGAGGCATAAATGTAAACATGTCAGGATTATGGGCACCAAACACTGTTTTGGATGAACATGGCTTTATCTCAAGTCCGGGATTCTGCCTATTTGCAGATTTGTTTGCCAGTCCATGGGTAGTGAATTCAATGTTGGAAACTCTGAGATCCATTTGGATGGATCAATTAGAATGCCAGTTTGGAAATATCACTGGACTGGTTCAAGAAACCTGAGTACTTACTTAAACTAGccatgtgatcttggacaaggtGTTTAAGCCCTGTgggtcttatttttctcatttgcaaaatggggaaGGCTGGAGTAGATGATGTCTGAGGGCAGTGGATACAATCGGTTGTaacattataattttatgaatatcTTCCAAAAGAGTCTAAAGGTATGCAGACATGTAGAGATCTGTCTTGTGCTAAATGCCATAGACTGAGCAGGAATTTGTACTAATTGACCCCAGGtcagtttatgttttaaaaacatgtaagcTCAACTGAGTTTCTATGTGAAGACCATAGAAAGTGACAGCTATGATCTTTTCCCACTAGAAGTCCATTGGAAAGCAGGGGAGCACCATGACCCATGGGCACTGTGGCAGTTTTGAGTAACAGAAGACAAGTAGGAAAGGGAGCTGACTCAGAGAGTGGGAAAAATGTAAGAGGTCTTCCATGATGGAGGTGAGGGCATACTAAGCTCACCTGAGGACTGGTTTAAATGTCTCAAGAGGAGAAGTTGGAAATGTTTCTCCATCAATTGCTCTGATACTTGAATCCTTTGGAGAGGAGCTGGCATGGTGGACACTCTCAAAAGTCAATCGCCCTAaatcctctgctttctttttatatcttttgattCATAGAAGGTAGtgttgggagaaaagaaaaaaaaaaccccttaagtAAAGTAGTCTTAACAGAAATACTTGatagcccccctcccccctttttttggtTCCAATTGAAAGCATTGCTCCCTACTCCACCGCACTCCAAATTACTTTACCCAGAGGGATGAATGCATATTGTCCTTTTTGTCTGACTTTGAGCCTTACTTTATCCACTCTTGGCTAGGAACTACTTTTGGCAAAGGAAGGCTGAGGAGGAGTTTGGCCTTTGTTGAAATCCTTTGTTCTGTCACGGAAGTCACGCCTTCTCCATCCATCACAAGTTTGGCCACCCAACATTTGACACCACAGTAATAAATATGATAACACCTCTTGAACTTTTCCTACATGCCAGCCACTGTACtaagtgctttaaatatattGTCACATTTAATCTACCTGATACTCCCATGGAGTAGGTTACCTTTATATAAATAGGAAATTCCCATTTCCCTAAGTCAAGAGGATTTTCATCATAGTGTGTATTTCCTGTAGACATCTTTCCTTACATCCCCTCTTGTAAACCAAGGGCTTCCTACACGGCCCCGTTAGGATGTCTTCTCAAGCTCCTATGGCTTCATGGATGCACCTAGGCTTACTAGGTCTGCACAGGTAAACATCCTGGCAAGAGCTGTAGTTgttcttctttctactttctatGGTGGGAGGGAGTAGGAGGAGACCTTAAAAGAGTGAGGATCTAAAGTCTTCAAAGTCCTTTTGGAAGCTGCAAGAGTATAAGAATGGGCCAAGGCTCTCTCAGAGGAAAATTCCTGAATGTTATTTCCATTGGTGTATTTCTTGCCATAGCACTAGGGTTATTCTCTTAAAGCCATTGATTCTACGAAGAAGGCCATTGACACTATGAATCAATGTGTGGAGAAGGGCCTCATTTCAAGGGCATTTCCTCTTTCCTACATTCTGCCCTTGAGATTAGGACACTTCTTTTCACACTGACTCGGCTGGCCCTCTTTGGAATGTCTATGTGTCATTTACTTCAGTGTATGGAGACTTTGGGGAACCAAGGTGATGTAGAAAAGTTTCCTGCCTAATCTACCTCAGTTCTTACTTGTGGGAAAGTGACCTCACTCTAGCACTAGTTCTAGggttactttcttttcttttttagagagagtgagtgggggaaaggggcagaggaagagagagaatggaacctgatgctgggcttgatcccatgaccctggaatcatgacctgcctgaaatcaagtcagacactcaaaaaactgagccacccaggtgccctttggattattttctttactggGCTCCATGTCTGCTCCTTAGGTCCAGgtttaaacaattttctttttcattcttttattaaaaatttgttttgagagagagagcatgagcaggttaggggcagagagagagggagagagagaatcctaagcaggttctgttctgacagcatggggctcgaacccatgaactgtgccaaaatcaaatgccagacgcttaactgactgagccattcaggagccccaaaacaattttctttaaagcCACCTACACAAGGCTGGGAAATGTTCCCCTAcacactctcctcccctctccaagCTCCCACACCCAGACACAGAAATGTTTAATAACTAATCATCCTCCTTTCTCATCCTTCAACCATCATATAGGAATGTATCAAGCTTCAGCCAACCTTGGTAATTGGCCCAAACCTGTTACTCACTTTGGACCTCACCTTTGACCTTTGGAAAGTTAAATAGTCAAACGTTTATTTCAACATTATTCTTGGCATCTCTCAACTTGGTTGTGCTCAAAGTCATGTGAAGGAATGGGTGACTGTCAAACCTAATCAGTTAAATCATCAGTGATGAGAACAATCAAGTCATTTGGATTCATTGTTAATATCTGAATCACTTTCAATTATTATTGGGCATTCTAGATGTAACTTAGAGTGAAATTTTCCTTATGAACTTTTTTAAGTATTGAAATTCCATCAGTCAGTAGACGtataaatgcacatttattattttaagaaaaatgctgTAAGAATTAATGATTGTAAAggtttatattatatgtaaaacaatGAAGAATTTTCATGTAGAAGAGGAAAATCAGTTACAGTTAATATATGATAAGAgatagtaggggcgcctgggtggcttagtcagttaagcgtccgggttcagctcaggtcatgatctcatgtccgtgggttcttgctgacagctcagagcccggaacctgctttggattttgtgtctccctctctctctgcccctttcctgctgatAATCTGACtctatcactcaaaaataaataaaacattaaaaaaaaagagagagatagtgtaTTAGCTGGGCAACTTTAAGAAGAACCTCGTATACTTTTTGAGCCAAAGTATTTATAACAATTTAATAAATAGTATAAGtactattcaattaaaaaaatagtataaaacagAACAGAAGTTCAATTATATCATAATTCTATCTAAGATTCCATTATATCACAATCTTTCTATAATTGATTGGTATATTGGCATTTatcatgttaaataaaataattcttaagaacTATATATTCAGGAggatttttttattgaggtgtaatttacatacagtTGATGATACAAATCTTAATTGTACAGCTCAGTGGGTTTTCACAAAGTAAACATATCCAGACCAAGAAAGAACATTTCCGGCTTACCTCTTACCCCTTCCCAGTTAGTATTCCCCAAGATACCACTATTCTGAACTCCACCACCACAGATTACTTTTCAATTATGCTTGATTTTTAGTTACTTAGTACTATTTAGGTCATGAatctttttagaaaaagttttatCTGGAAATTCTTCTCATTTTGAGAGGATGTATTAAAAGCATCATTATAGCCACTTCAACATTTTGTGAGGAGGATGTGTTCAAAACCATAATATCCATAAGAAAAACATCAGTATATATAATCTATacttatatgaatatataaagaattgtggaaaaaataattaagggaaaaaaatcaatatcccTAGGTATCTTGCTTTTCTATGCACCTCATTGAAACTATTTAAAGTGATAAATGTATGGggtgtctgagtgactcagttggttgagcatctggctttggctcaggtcatgatctaacagtttggttcatgatctcacagtttggctcacggtgagttcaagcccctcatctggctcactgctctcagcacagaatctgctttgtatcctctgtccctctctctctgctcctcccccacttgtgcactctctccctcaaaaataaataatgttaaaaaataaagtgataaatgTGAAGTATAACGACCATAGGATATATAGATTTACACTTAGTTGTTTGGAATTTGGCCACAATGTGTATTTAGTGCACCTCTACTTCCAAGACTCAGCAATGTATTGCCCCACACTCTGCTTGAATTGTTCAATATTCTGCTCTTTTGACCATCTCCTCCCTACCGTCTACCCTCCTCCTCTCCAACCACCAGCCTACCCAGCAGGACTCTGCAGACTTGTCCTCTAGCTACTCATGAACATCACTCTAGCAGATGAAAGCCCTCAAGGAAAGTTGAGTGGGGTATTTGCCTTCATTGGCATGGTTGCCAAGGTGGATTTGGTTGGACAACTATCTGCTACTACTAGTGATCATTATTAAATGCCTACCAGGGCTGAGAACTGCTTAAGGCATCATAACTATCATTTCTAAATCTTCCTGCAATCCTGTTGGGTAGGtgttattactcccattttgcTGTGTGGAAGCACAGCTGCAGAGTGGTTCGGTTGTTTGCTCGAGGTCACTTGGCCAGGAATACTTGGCCAATCAAGATTTACACCCAATTTTATCTGGCTCCAAATCTGACTCTGACTCTGGTAAGGAGTAAAGGCGCACTGATAGTGGCGGGGAGGGACAGGTAGGGGACAGACTTcccagctggggagggaaggtCTAACAAGGTAACTGGGCATTGAAGTAGGGGGTGTGTGGGCATAGTGCAGTTTGTTTGGGactgaaacaaagagagaaagtgctGGTGATGGTTAGGGCTGCGGgcaaacgggggggggggggggggggggggggggggggggggggggggggggggggggggggggggggttgggcaCTATCAGAGCCAGTGGAAAGCCACAACTCCTCCAATTCTCCTCactagagagggagacatggcgTCTACACCCTGGGGGGACAAGGAGATGGCATTTCCACATCTCAAGCTCTCCTGCCTGGGCAGGGTGCCAGGGAAGCACTGAGGCAGGAGAGATCATTATCAGAGGAAGGAAGCTCTGGCAGCTCCCACCAGCCTGTTTGTGAccagccaggctctgggccacGGAAGTCCCTTGAGGTCAAGGGAAATGTGATCCTGGAGCAGGGGGATGAAGCTGGGACACTCCCCTGACCCTAAGCCTTCAGGCTAAAGGGATCTAGCCACAGACAAGCCTGGGGGCTGGGTTGGAAGAACAGTGGGCTGGAGAAGGGGGAGCCCagttagagaggcagagagagaattgatTAAGATCCCAGGAGCACCTCATAAACAGCTCTTGGCTAAAGAGGTAGCGGCCTTTATTGCAGCCAGCACAGGATAACTGGCTCTTCAGAGCTCTCGGGGTACATGGGTGAACTCTTACCTCGTTCTCTTGTTCCTGCAGAGGTCTCTCCTTTTTTGCACAATGGTCAAGTATAAAGTGCACTGTATTTAGAATAAGGAGTCCTAAGTGCAAGTCCAGGTTCTGCTACTAACCAATTTGACAAGCTCTTTAATGAATTACTTTCTGAAATCTCAATTTCCTCCCCTAGAGAAGGCAAGGAATCCCTCTCAAGTCTATCTCATAAGGAACTCATGAGGCTACACCATGAAAAGCCtaaaatgctatataaatatGAAGTggtactttgttttctttcttgccaGCTGCTTCTCTGCACATAGGCCATGTCACTACCACATTAGCTGGGCAAGAGTctagtttaaaaacagaaacagttcTGTCCACAAATCCCATATCCTCCTTATCCCTTTATTTCCTCCTCTTGTCATGCTGCCATGaaaagaggggcaggagagagagatgtACAAGCATCTCCCATACTCCTAGCTTGTTCAGCCCCTCTCTTGAGGGTAATCTTCTgggaaaacagcaacaaaaagatgaaagagCTTAGCCCACCAACCTGTCTACTTCAGCTTACCCTCAATCTCTCTGAAGAGCGAGGACGGGCCCTaacagaggagaggaaaagaacctTTTGGGCATATGAGGAGTAGGacagaggggtgtctgggtggctcagtcagttgaacacccaactttggctcaggtcatgatctcacggttcgtgagtttgagccctgcattgggctcgccTCTGTCCATGCTGAGCccacttccgatcctctgtccccctttctctttctgcccctccccctcactgtctctctctctctctcaaaaaaaaaaaaaaaagagttgcacaGAGGTCTGGAGAGGGAATTAAGGCACAGTCCAAGAGGGAGAAAGGCTGAAAACCTAAAGGACTGTCTCCTggtatgcccagatcgcaatatccccagagaccagagaccaccagggagacagcatgtaaaagcaaagggcattttatttgggcttaagctcgggctcacagacttcaccagcgcagtggatccgtgctgagagccccgaacaagggctgagcagggtgtttatggggtttgggaagggggagttacaggaaattgtgacacaggtacagggatccaatcattatcgcataacagcattggcaacaactttacccatacacattgtccagagtgctcgttacttttggtgggacccaatcacaacatttaaagtATCTTTGAAGTTAACCAATTAGAGAGCAGACCCAGGGCTTCATCTGGCGACTAATGGGGTTAATTTTAGCATTAGGCAACCAGAGTACTATCTTTAATCCTCATCTACAGACCTCACCCTTACGAATGTGGAAAGTGGTAGCCAGCCTTTCCTGACTgcgtgttacaagggtggtctctcctgccttgagcaatgtgtaactgcctgatagtttccgGGAAACtgggccttctagtttagaggggaaacttaaagcctgtcatggagtcactttggttcagacctgtgtcctttcactccATGTGCACAGGGACCAGCTTGAATTTCCCAGAGTCTCCTGGCTGGCGAGGATCACAGGCTACAATGTAAGAAACCACCGCTTTCTTCTCTTTGTACTTGCAATTTGGGTACTTCTTCGAGGTGAGCTTACATGTGCTCAGAGATACAGGCTTTCGGCTCTTGTGGCAGTTTTTACGGCCGTTCTTGCAGGCTATGGCGGGGGTCTGACAGGTGGCGGCCACACTGGAGAAGGATACGTGCAGGAAGGTGTTGAAGTCTTTGCagtgttttgtgtatttgttgaCGTTGCCCATCGCGGTGTTGCATCCCTGGGGCTTGGGCTGCACATGCTGAGTTTCAAACCACTGAGCTGCAGTCATGTTGCTGGGCTTGGCGCTGACTGGGACCTCAGCCAGCCACAGCCCCAGCAACAGGAACAGGAGCAGAGGGTGGAATCCTCCTCTGGCTGCTGCCATTTTTCTTAGGGGAACAGTCAGGATGGAGGGCTGGGGTTGCTGAGGACAGAGAGTAGGAGGTGAGAAATTCGTCTATCTCATCACCATTACCTTCCCCTACTGCCTCCTTCAGTCCTCTCCCGGGGTCTCATCCCTTCTTCCCTGTTCTGGGTGCCCTCCTCACCCACTGTGTCCCCATCCCCATCACCTATATCTTGTCTTCCCTCATTCTGTCCTACTACTCTTTGttctatttcctctctctcaagcCCCATCCACTTTGTGCCCTTATCCATTGGCTCTGTGTCTCATCTACTCCATGAGACTCCCTGGTCCCCGTGTCCCCACTCTGTGTCTCCACCCTGGCatcactctcctctctcccctgtgtgtgtccttttcccctcctccttcgtCTATCTCATCCCTCACCTGCATCAGAGTCtgttccttctctgtcctctctcctcacccAGGTCCCTCCACAGGTCTCACCTCCTCACTGAGTCCTTGTGCTTCTGCAGCTCCTGCTTAGCAGACTGAGGCTGCCCCTACCTGCCACTGGCCTCAGATCACTTGCCTTTTAACTTCTTAAGAGCTGGCCTGAGCTACGCTGCATCTACTTGGGGGCGGGCTGGAGAGCCATCTGGATTAGAAAATGCCTTTCCACCTACAAGTCCCAAATAAGCGGATACTTATGGAGCGAGTGTACCCGCCTAGACAGGTTCAGCAATGAGGAAGCTTCAATCCTCATGCTCAAAGAATAGATTTGGTTCCCAGCCACATAGTTTTCATGACTGTAATAAAGCACCTGACCTAGGTGTCAACCACAGTGAATTTCAGGAGAGTTACCATTTATCCCCATAGACACTTTTGGTTCATGGATTCTGGGAAGAGCCAGTCCCTGCGGTGGCAAGGATAGCTTTCTCTCTGGCCTGAGAAGATGCAGAGAGAACAGCCTAGAATATTGCTTTCTATGAT from Suricata suricatta isolate VVHF042 chromosome 9, meerkat_22Aug2017_6uvM2_HiC, whole genome shotgun sequence includes these protein-coding regions:
- the LOC115300820 gene encoding ribonuclease 7-like; this translates as MAAARGGFHPLLLFLLLGLWLAEVPVSAKPSNMTAAQWFETQHVQPKPQGCNTAMGNVNKYTKHCKDFNTFLHVSFSSVAATCQTPAIACKNGRKNCHKSRKPVSLSTCKLTSKKYPNCKYKEKKAVVSYIVACDPRQPGDSGKFKLVPVHME